In Haloarchaeobius litoreus, the following are encoded in one genomic region:
- a CDS encoding nucleotidyltransferase family protein — MSQEARSEALIEVLDELTAADIGFVLVGGYAISQFETRFSTDLDLVIAPDDYESIVAFLEKRNFERTAEFEVPPEDTIYNREIELYERGEGLPHPVGVDILVNGLGCRQTDAEWSFEYLQDHSTETTIAGGTRSTTAPTANGEILVAAKLHSGRKTDLADVLAAIPSIDLDEVESHLHRGDPEALQSQLSDAQAFIEEGGLDHRFKSMFGKSAASSEDVEVLLDFFKEQQ; from the coding sequence ATGAGCCAAGAAGCCAGAAGCGAAGCCCTCATCGAAGTACTGGACGAACTGACCGCAGCCGATATCGGATTCGTCCTCGTCGGTGGGTACGCGATTAGCCAGTTCGAAACGCGATTTTCGACCGATCTGGATCTCGTCATTGCCCCTGACGACTACGAGTCCATCGTCGCGTTTCTCGAAAAACGCAACTTCGAACGAACTGCCGAGTTCGAGGTCCCACCAGAGGACACCATCTACAACCGGGAAATCGAACTCTACGAACGGGGCGAGGGACTACCGCACCCGGTCGGCGTGGACATTCTCGTGAACGGCCTCGGCTGTCGCCAGACAGATGCGGAATGGTCGTTCGAATACCTGCAAGACCACAGTACGGAGACGACAATCGCAGGTGGAACTCGCTCGACCACGGCACCGACAGCGAACGGAGAAATCCTCGTCGCCGCCAAACTCCACAGCGGTCGGAAGACAGACCTCGCCGATGTGCTTGCCGCGATCCCGTCCATCGACCTCGACGAAGTTGAGTCTCATCTGCACCGTGGAGATCCAGAAGCACTGCAGTCCCAACTGAGTGATGCTCAGGCCTTCATCGAAGAAGGTGGTCTTGACCACCGGTTCAAGAGTATGTTTGGCAAATCGGCGGCCTCGTCGGAAGACGTCGAGGTGCTCCTCGATTTCTTCAAAGAACAGCAGTAG
- a CDS encoding helix-turn-helix domain-containing protein — translation MYEACGEKELKVLLGLDAGDSISAVARKIDENRETIRRVVNRLEDAGYVAYENGLQLVDESIREAGLTFLATAAGTSPPTIPEAYVLPQFAGMDYAFTSIDAVYVWTRGGYQVARTPDDYPLFIAVAESELEAWTTFFSQFGLPTTQERLPAEEVDGTIQIVLEPREDITTDMVDGRPVIPLEETVEFATDHYATFESALDMLDRMYDDVETDANYRMEPV, via the coding sequence ATGTACGAAGCTTGCGGGGAAAAGGAGCTTAAAGTCCTCCTCGGGCTCGACGCCGGGGACTCGATCTCGGCGGTCGCACGAAAAATCGACGAGAATCGGGAGACGATTCGACGTGTCGTGAACCGCCTCGAAGATGCGGGGTATGTCGCGTACGAGAACGGGCTCCAGCTCGTCGACGAGTCGATTCGCGAGGCCGGACTCACATTCCTCGCAACAGCAGCTGGTACATCTCCACCAACGATTCCAGAGGCGTACGTGCTACCCCAGTTCGCCGGCATGGACTACGCATTCACGTCGATCGATGCGGTCTACGTCTGGACCCGCGGCGGCTACCAGGTCGCGCGTACCCCAGACGACTATCCGCTGTTCATCGCGGTTGCCGAATCCGAACTCGAAGCGTGGACGACCTTCTTCTCCCAGTTCGGACTCCCAACAACACAGGAACGACTCCCAGCGGAAGAGGTCGACGGGACGATACAGATCGTCCTCGAGCCACGGGAAGACATCACGACTGACATGGTCGATGGCCGGCCCGTCATCCCGCTCGAAGAGACAGTCGAATTCGCCACCGACCACTACGCAACTTTCGAATCTGCACTCGACATGCTCGACCGGATGTACGACGACGTCGAGACCGACGCGAACTACCGAATGGAACCAGTCTGA
- a CDS encoding DUF7389 domain-containing protein: MPTDQDADRLQQDSELPADFDATEHLTQTKEGASIKISLTRGTGTRDQDRLECRVNAQTVEQAKSDIDELFPKLCRLAEAARAFEPIVDEGE, encoded by the coding sequence ATGCCAACGGATCAAGACGCAGACCGACTCCAACAGGACTCCGAACTTCCTGCGGACTTCGACGCGACCGAGCACCTCACACAGACCAAAGAAGGAGCCTCAATCAAGATCTCGCTGACTCGCGGGACCGGAACTCGTGACCAGGACCGACTCGAATGCAGGGTGAACGCGCAGACGGTCGAACAGGCAAAGTCCGACATCGACGAACTGTTCCCGAAACTCTGCAGGCTCGCAGAAGCTGCTCGGGCGTTCGAACCCATCGTCGACGAGGGTGAGTGA
- a CDS encoding twin-arginine translocation signal domain-containing protein, translated as MEGNQKTSRRSMLKYAAAGVVAIGVGVPTVAAQGRNQTVTLTTDDDPPWITAEVTPKQRTVVSIELDESVYGRWPDNPTSYVMEANIGVVDPDTGVSDDFRIGWGGADAATRDGTAGGYIRRNVGGTRTDYLEEDVQGLFEATESSDQQSYEFVIGWQTPVPDAPEDKIRAIQVNEVFGSDGGNGVQSEPVDHTTESSGVLNLTGSGP; from the coding sequence ATGGAAGGAAACCAAAAGACATCGCGTCGCTCCATGCTCAAGTACGCCGCAGCAGGGGTAGTTGCCATTGGAGTCGGTGTGCCGACAGTAGCCGCACAGGGTCGAAACCAAACCGTGACGTTGACGACTGATGACGACCCGCCGTGGATTACGGCCGAAGTAACTCCCAAACAGCGAACCGTCGTCAGCATCGAACTGGACGAAAGCGTCTACGGACGCTGGCCCGACAATCCCACCTCCTACGTCATGGAGGCGAATATCGGCGTTGTCGACCCCGATACGGGCGTCTCCGATGACTTCCGCATCGGCTGGGGAGGTGCAGACGCAGCTACGCGCGATGGAACGGCGGGTGGCTACATCAGGCGAAATGTGGGAGGCACTCGGACCGACTACCTCGAAGAAGACGTGCAGGGGCTGTTCGAAGCGACCGAATCATCTGACCAACAGTCCTACGAGTTCGTCATTGGCTGGCAGACCCCAGTTCCCGACGCACCGGAAGACAAGATTCGGGCAATCCAAGTGAACGAGGTGTTCGGGAGTGACGGTGGTAACGGGGTTCAGTCTGAGCCTGTTGACCACACGACCGAATCCTCGGGCGTGCTGAATCTAACTGGGAGCGGTCCTTAG
- a CDS encoding ATP-binding protein — MAKEEANPDLPVPTDDDRTYIRIRPTDTPINAQTVATQLSRLHAKQLPKADAWYRRPFQSTRPTYETLLVSDGTTVTYYVGVESDLADSTGRLLRSLYPDTYEFTQQDWAPDRTLLDTEHLAAVEYLGQVERARDWQTKLTDFESFLTDEHARIPLATIVETMADAEVPMVYQVLFRPRAEWASERDERVLALKEQHETIGDQVLTAVFGPPEDPTLPVADEARVEELGERFPRRSFDVTARLAIADARNQTPIQAIAHELADAFRHVSHTSYEVAGRVRTDSKAQRVLEDIRNRTAHEPSYRRLRKRPWRRPESRGIVMDYQELGALTVVDGAALTDAGDRTVEPTPGERQTLQRPPPTILDEYTTRGLTLGRPLTEDATTEPDPIALPEELQPLHVAWFGKTGAGKSTGLTAGILDNHQATDGASIVVLPKGDGMATDYMRAHYAKYGHLNNVLYYDCSKVLPAFSFFDIRDQLDAGIPRTTAVEDSVDHYLEILGQVMGTERFERAVRSPDIIRYMVKALYDPVSGDDAFSHRELHAAVRQLHERQTAPAVSDPDLERMLAGVTANRARSFDEIMQGVANRIEKIPIDQRLAAIFDHVPQDDDPHFDLVDYLDENVVIILDTGSLRPAAQRVLTLLVLSNLWTALRRRLNRSDGDPPLANLYIEEAASVADSELLQELLAQARSFGCSVTLAMQFPAQLKEDRRIYDELLNNVSTVVTGNVPRDRELAARLATDDMDARDVGNRLRALQRGQWMVKLPAAYGQPEPRPFTVESVAPPAGHPAHDHTPSRSEEWAFQDAKLDVHERTLDTAGLVLGSPSVRMGDDGETTDDAEDTESVDDSVRVDSALPYTQRMPPTVTYKQSVHALQCTTCENRYDPDITGMKRAISCCSSLEEVDRDDIPVCNLNLKLTPEERAVSEWSTEQLLFLQSVYNAQQLRYDPLEYDLLYDSMIRLQEYVGIDSGAVQDLIDADLLRKDSEHPHRLYSVSPDGRDVIGESYRQGVDYGHGAGDLEESTLHVLAVEVGRQYLEQNYVANTDSPVTETVPYYDIDEQRRLDLAGVDDDGEIVVALEAERVNNDVLRAAPEDFDKIADCDVEEAIWVVMKQSDAHNILGVLNDPPEGEPRVEKTYSTGTPPQQFRIDTPGLTAMYPVEWLRHQLEKS, encoded by the coding sequence ATGGCGAAAGAAGAAGCGAACCCCGACCTTCCGGTTCCCACCGATGACGACCGGACGTACATCAGGATCAGACCGACGGACACCCCGATCAACGCGCAGACGGTTGCCACGCAGCTGTCGCGACTCCACGCTAAACAACTCCCGAAGGCAGATGCCTGGTATCGACGGCCGTTCCAGTCGACGAGACCGACGTACGAAACGCTCCTCGTCAGCGATGGGACGACCGTCACGTACTACGTTGGTGTCGAGAGCGACCTCGCAGACTCCACAGGGCGTCTCCTCCGGAGTCTGTATCCGGACACGTACGAGTTCACCCAGCAGGACTGGGCACCGGACAGAACGCTCCTCGACACCGAGCACCTTGCAGCAGTCGAGTACCTGGGCCAGGTGGAACGGGCGCGTGACTGGCAGACGAAACTCACGGATTTCGAGTCGTTCCTCACGGACGAGCACGCGAGGATCCCGCTCGCGACGATCGTCGAGACGATGGCCGATGCGGAGGTTCCGATGGTGTATCAGGTGTTGTTCCGACCCCGAGCGGAGTGGGCCAGTGAACGTGACGAGCGGGTTCTCGCGTTGAAAGAACAGCACGAGACGATCGGCGACCAGGTCCTGACCGCGGTGTTCGGGCCCCCTGAAGACCCCACGCTCCCGGTTGCTGACGAGGCCAGAGTCGAAGAACTCGGTGAGAGGTTCCCGAGGCGATCGTTCGACGTCACGGCCAGGCTCGCGATTGCCGACGCCAGAAACCAGACGCCGATACAGGCGATCGCTCACGAGCTCGCCGATGCGTTCCGTCACGTGAGCCACACGAGCTACGAGGTCGCAGGCCGCGTCAGGACCGACTCCAAAGCGCAACGAGTCCTGGAGGACATCCGAAACCGGACGGCGCACGAACCGAGTTACAGACGCCTGCGAAAGCGACCGTGGCGTCGCCCGGAGAGTCGAGGCATCGTCATGGACTACCAGGAGCTCGGCGCGCTCACGGTCGTCGACGGCGCGGCGCTCACCGACGCAGGTGACCGTACTGTCGAACCCACACCCGGAGAGCGACAGACGCTGCAACGACCGCCGCCGACGATCCTCGACGAGTACACGACGAGAGGGCTCACGCTCGGCAGGCCGCTCACCGAGGACGCCACAACGGAACCCGACCCCATCGCGCTTCCGGAAGAACTTCAGCCGCTACACGTCGCGTGGTTCGGGAAGACTGGCGCAGGAAAATCCACGGGCCTCACGGCCGGAATCCTTGACAACCATCAGGCGACGGATGGCGCGAGCATCGTCGTCCTCCCGAAGGGAGACGGGATGGCCACGGACTACATGCGGGCGCACTACGCCAAGTACGGCCACCTGAACAACGTGCTGTACTACGACTGTTCGAAGGTCCTCCCCGCGTTCTCGTTCTTCGACATCCGCGACCAGCTCGACGCCGGCATCCCGAGAACGACCGCGGTCGAGGACAGCGTCGACCACTACCTCGAGATCCTCGGACAGGTCATGGGCACCGAACGGTTCGAACGCGCGGTCCGTTCCCCGGACATCATCCGCTACATGGTGAAGGCGCTGTACGACCCGGTGAGCGGTGACGACGCGTTCTCCCATCGAGAGCTGCACGCGGCTGTCCGCCAACTGCACGAACGACAGACTGCACCCGCGGTCTCGGACCCCGATTTAGAGAGGATGCTCGCCGGCGTGACGGCGAACCGCGCCCGGTCGTTCGACGAGATTATGCAGGGCGTGGCGAACCGCATCGAGAAGATTCCCATCGACCAGCGCCTCGCGGCCATCTTCGATCACGTTCCCCAGGACGATGACCCGCACTTCGACCTCGTCGACTACCTCGACGAGAACGTCGTCATCATCCTCGACACGGGCTCCCTCCGTCCAGCCGCTCAGCGCGTGCTCACGCTGCTCGTCCTTTCGAACCTCTGGACGGCGCTCAGGCGTCGGCTGAACAGGAGTGACGGCGACCCACCCCTGGCGAACCTCTACATCGAAGAGGCCGCCAGCGTCGCCGACTCCGAGCTCCTGCAGGAGCTGCTGGCGCAGGCACGGAGTTTCGGCTGTTCGGTCACGCTCGCGATGCAGTTCCCCGCCCAGCTCAAGGAGGATCGACGAATCTACGACGAGCTGCTGAACAACGTCTCCACGGTCGTCACGGGGAACGTCCCCCGGGATCGAGAACTCGCCGCACGACTCGCGACGGACGACATGGATGCGAGAGATGTTGGAAATCGTCTCCGCGCCCTCCAGCGTGGCCAGTGGATGGTGAAGCTGCCCGCGGCATATGGACAGCCCGAACCGCGCCCGTTCACCGTCGAGTCCGTCGCGCCGCCCGCGGGGCACCCTGCCCACGACCACACGCCGAGCCGGTCCGAGGAGTGGGCGTTCCAGGACGCGAAGCTGGACGTCCACGAGCGGACGCTCGATACTGCGGGGCTGGTGCTCGGCTCGCCAAGTGTTCGGATGGGCGACGACGGGGAGACCACAGACGACGCAGAAGATACGGAGTCCGTCGACGACAGCGTGCGCGTCGACTCCGCGCTTCCCTACACCCAGCGCATGCCACCCACGGTCACGTACAAACAGTCGGTCCACGCACTCCAGTGCACCACCTGCGAGAACCGGTACGACCCCGATATTACGGGAATGAAGCGCGCCATCTCGTGCTGTTCCTCGCTCGAGGAGGTCGATAGGGACGATATCCCTGTCTGCAATCTCAACCTGAAGCTCACGCCCGAGGAGCGCGCCGTCTCCGAGTGGTCTACGGAACAGCTGTTGTTCCTTCAGTCCGTCTACAACGCACAGCAGCTTCGGTACGACCCGTTAGAGTACGACTTGCTGTACGATTCGATGATCCGATTGCAGGAGTACGTCGGCATCGACAGCGGGGCCGTCCAGGACCTCATCGACGCGGATCTGCTCCGCAAGGACAGCGAACACCCACATCGTCTGTACTCTGTCTCCCCTGACGGCCGTGACGTCATCGGAGAGAGCTACCGCCAGGGCGTCGACTACGGCCACGGTGCGGGCGACCTCGAAGAGTCCACACTCCACGTCCTCGCCGTCGAAGTCGGCCGGCAGTACCTCGAACAGAACTACGTCGCGAACACCGACTCGCCCGTCACGGAGACCGTCCCCTACTACGACATCGACGAACAACGCCGACTCGACCTCGCCGGCGTCGACGACGACGGCGAGATCGTCGTCGCCCTCGAAGCCGAACGCGTGAACAACGACGTGCTTCGAGCCGCCCCCGAAGACTTCGACAAGATCGCTGACTGCGATGTTGAAGAAGCCATCTGGGTCGTCATGAAACAGTCCGATGCGCACAATATCCTCGGCGTACTCAACGATCCGCCAGAAGGTGAGCCCCGTGTCGAGAAGACGTACTCCACTGGCACTCCACCCCAGCAGTTCCGGATCGATACGCCTGGATTGACCGCGATGTACCCCGTCGAGTGGCTGCGCCACCAGCTCGAAAAGTCATAA
- a CDS encoding HAD-IIB family hydrolase, which translates to MTDAPPLVLDIDGTLTRPEGGIDPRVFEPVRDWPAPVVLATGKAFPYPVALCTFIPIEERVIAENGGIAHVNDEVLVHGDRQRTTAAIEAFQDAGGDLGWGDVDLVNRWRETEVAIRLDADEELLREVAAEHGLEVVDTGYAFHLKQPDMSKGLMLERVAERMGYEPSAFVAIGDSENDVSTFERAGRSFAPANADERALAAADVVLEGAHADGTLDTLARLRAE; encoded by the coding sequence ATGACCGACGCTCCGCCGCTCGTCCTCGACATCGACGGCACGCTCACGCGGCCCGAGGGCGGCATCGACCCGCGCGTCTTCGAGCCGGTGCGTGACTGGCCAGCGCCCGTCGTGCTGGCGACGGGGAAGGCGTTCCCGTACCCCGTCGCGCTCTGTACGTTCATCCCTATCGAGGAGCGCGTCATCGCCGAGAACGGCGGTATCGCCCACGTGAACGACGAGGTGCTGGTCCACGGGGACCGACAGCGCACGACCGCCGCCATCGAGGCGTTCCAGGACGCCGGCGGCGACCTCGGCTGGGGCGACGTCGACCTCGTGAACCGCTGGCGCGAGACCGAGGTGGCCATCCGCCTCGACGCGGACGAGGAGCTGCTCCGCGAGGTCGCCGCCGAGCACGGGCTCGAAGTCGTCGATACCGGTTACGCGTTCCACCTCAAACAGCCGGATATGTCGAAGGGACTGATGCTCGAACGCGTCGCCGAGCGCATGGGGTACGAGCCGTCGGCGTTCGTGGCCATCGGCGACTCGGAGAACGACGTGTCCACGTTCGAGCGTGCCGGGCGGAGCTTCGCGCCGGCGAACGCCGACGAGCGTGCGCTGGCGGCTGCCGACGTGGTGCTGGAGGGCGCCCACGCCGACGGGACGCTCGACACGCTCGCTCGACTCCGGGCGGAGTGA
- a CDS encoding VNG_1110C family protein: MPNPAQLRDSTQIVLPAGTSPELRRELDERFVLTMREADGAYRFVGSPVEIDRATEFLVRQGVPVA, translated from the coding sequence ATGCCAAACCCGGCGCAGTTACGCGACAGCACGCAGATCGTCCTGCCAGCAGGAACGTCGCCCGAGTTGCGACGGGAGCTGGACGAGCGGTTCGTCCTCACGATGCGCGAGGCGGACGGCGCCTACCGGTTCGTCGGTAGCCCGGTCGAGATCGACCGCGCGACCGAGTTCCTCGTCCGACAGGGCGTCCCCGTCGCCTGA